In Kwoniella pini CBS 10737 chromosome 2, complete sequence, a single genomic region encodes these proteins:
- a CDS encoding glutathione synthetase: protein MSVSTTLPAWPPALSPEQHQQLILLSSTYALSHGFTLLPPQSDNPPKSAISAPLTLLPTPFPRKLYELAISLQPLYNALYARITLDWEFLDRVMGGSVSKVDSFQGELWRGWKSIRNDLIQQLQLGLFRSDYLLHESAKEEELSIKQVEFNTIAASFGALSQRSTEMHKYLQKATDGFYSISPHLANSANFPQNEPLKNLAAGLAQGWKAYDEKDAIIMFVVQEGERNVFDQRWLEYELLESHGIQVIRHTFSELSSLATIEPTTKKLLLPSPLLPSSASKEVAVIYYRAAYTPTDYPTSSEWSTRILLEKSKAIKCPSMALQLSGAKKIQQVLSEPGVLEDFLLGKDRPDVGFGIGAGKLTQIDVDNLRSSWIGLYPMDDSKFGKEAYELAIKHSERFVLKPQREGGGNNIYRENVPIILKGLEAETEEEGEPSKKEGYILMELIEPPKGLRNHLVKGGDNHSRNSDIVSELGVYGVSLFGGDISQNITSTAGTLLRTKGRESDEGGVAIGISSIDSPLLID, encoded by the exons ATGTCTGTCTCCACTACTCTTCCAGCATGGCCTCCTGCTCTCTCTCCAGAACAACATCAACAGCTAATCCTCTTGTCATCAACTTACGCCTTATCACATGGCTTCACACTTTTACCACCTCAATCAGATAATCCACCAAAATCAGCAATATCAGCCCCTTTAACACTTCTACCTACACCTTTCCCAAGAAAATTATATGAATTAGCTATTTCATTACAACCTTTATATAATGCTTTATACGCAAGGATAACACTTGATTGGGAATTTTTAGATAGAGTAATGGGAGGAAGTGTATCTAAAGTAGATTCTTttcaaggtgaattatGGAGAGGTTGGAAATCAATtagaaatgatttaattcaacaacttcaacttgGTTTATTTAGATCAGATTATTTATTACATGAATCAgcaaaggaagaagaattgagtATAAAGCAAGTTGAATTCAATACTATTGCTGCTTCTTTCGGAGCCTTAAGTCAAAGGTCGACTGAAATGCACAA ATACCTACAAAAAGCAACAGATGGATTTTACTCGATATCTCCTCACTTGGCGAATTCAGCGAATTTCCCCCAGAATGAACCCCTGAAGAACCTCGCAGCAGGATTGGCGCAAGGTTGGAAAGcatatgatgaaaaggaTGCTATAATAATGTTTGTCGTCCAAGAGGGCGAGAGGAatgtatttgatcaaagatGGTTGGAATACGAACTGCTGGAGAG CCACGGTATACAAGTGATCCGACATACATTCTCCGAACTCTCATCACTGGCTACGATCGAACCTACTACTAAGAAATTACTGCTCCCTTCACCTTTACTACCTTCCTCGGCATCCAAAGAGGTTGCTGTCATCTACTATAGAGCAGCATATACACCTACTGATTATCCAACTTCGTCAGAATGGTCAACTAGAAtattattagaaaaaaGTAAAGCTATAAAATGTCCATCAATGGCATTACAATTATCAGGAGCTaaaaaaattcaacaagTTTTATCTGAACCTGGAGTTCTTGAAGATTTCTtattaggtaaagataGACCTGATGTAGGATTTGGTATTGGAGCTGGAAAATTAACACAGATAGATGTAGATAATTTAAGATCATCTTGGATTGGATTATATCCCATGGATGATTctaaatttggtaaagaagcTTATGAATTAGCTATTAAACATTCTGAAAGATTTGTTTTAAAACCTCAAAGAGAAGGAGGTGGAAATAATATTTATAGAGAAAACGTTCCAATCATCCTTAAAGGATTAGAAGCTGAAAccgaggaagaaggtgaaccaagtaaaaaagaaggataCATTTTAATGGAATTAATTGAACCTCCTAAAGGACTTAGAAATCATTTAGTAAAAGGAGGTGATAATCATTCGAGAAATTCGGATATAGTTAGTGAATTAGGTGTATATGGAGTTTCACTATTCGGTGGTGATATAAGTCAAAATATCACTTCGACGGCTGGAACACTATTGAGAACAAAGGGAAGGGAGAgtgatgaaggtggagtAGCTATTG GTATAAGTTCTATagattcacctttattGATAGATTAG
- a CDS encoding glutamate-5-semialdehyde dehydrogenase, with product MSDPSSSSSNAAQSIAKSAREAFEQSQLVDVSERDVALKAIKEVLEGKKEEILKANKEDMDAAEILLAQGKLSKSLVSRLDLSKLGKFENMLQGINDVSSLPIPTGQITFAKELGPGLDLHRVTCPIGVLLVIFEARPEVVVNIAALAIKSGNAAILKGGKESLKTSTILSNLIAEALGKTSIPSTFIQTVSTRSEISSLLAQDRYIDLVMPRGGNELVKNIQNNTRIPVMGHADGICAVYVDESAIEEKALRVVLESKTDYMAACNSAETLLIHKSLINTIWPKLASTLMSNNICLRCDPNTLSSIRNLKESSKFVTASTEEDYFTEFLGPTLAIKTVNSIEEAIKHINSHSSHHTDSIITENENSILNWFKGLDSANCFINASTRFADGTRYGLGTEVGISTGKTHARGPVGLDGLVIYKYILRSKNEIGSIIADYEKGENKYTHKDLIKGKSPF from the exons ATGTCAGATCCATCAAGTTCTAGCTCTAATGCAGCTCAATCAATTGCGAAATCAGCAAGAGAAGCTTTTGAACAATCTCAATTAGTTGATGTCTCTGAAAGGGATGTAGCTTTAAAAGCTATAAAAGAAGTAttagaaggaaagaaagaagaaattttaaaagcGAACAAGGAAGATATGGAT GCTGCAGAAATTTTACTTGCTCAAgggaaattatcaaaatctttaGTATCTAGATTagatctttcaaaattaggtaaatttgaaaatatgttacaaggtataaatgatgtttcttctttaccaattCCAACTGGTCAAATTACTTTTGCAAAAGAATTAGGACCTGGATTAGATTTACATAGAGTTACTTGTCCTATTGGTGTTTTATTAGTTATTTTTGAAGCTAGACCTGAAGTTGTCGTTAATATAGCTGCTTTAGCTATAAAGTCTG GAAACGCTGCTATACTgaaaggtggaaaagaatCACTTAAAACATCGACAAtactttcaaatttaattgcTGAAGCACTTGGTAAAACTTCAATCCCTTCTACATTTATACAAACAGTTTCTACAAGATCAGAGATTTCTTCATTACTTGCTCAAGATAGATATATCGATTTAGTTATGCCACGAGGTGGAAATGAATTGGTtaaaaatattcaaaataataCAAGAATTCCAGTTATGGGTCATGCAGATGGTATTTGTGCGGTCTATGTAGATGAATCTGCtattgaagagaaagctTTAAGGGTTGTTTTGGAAtcaaaa ACCGATTATATGGCAGCATGTAATTCTGCAGAAACACTTTTAATTCATAAATCACTtataaatacaatttgGCCTAAATTAGCTTCTACTTTAATGTCAAATAATATTTGTTTAAGATGTGATCCTAAtacattatcatcaattcgaaatttaaaagaatcttcaaaatttgTAACAGCTtcaacagaagaagattatttTACAGAATTTTTAGGTCCTACTTTAGCAATTAAAACtgttaattcaattgaagaagctataaAACATATAAATTCTCATAGTTCACATCATACAGATTCAATTATaactgaaaatgaaaattcaattttaaattgGTTTAAAGGATTAGATAGTGCAAATTGTTTTATTAATGCTTCTACAAGATTTGCTGATGGAACTAGATATGGACTTGGAACTGAAGTTGGAATTTCAACTGGTAAAACTCATGCAAGAGGTCCAGTAGGTTTAGATGGTTTAGTAATTTATAAATATATTTTAAGaagtaaaaatgaaattggaagTATTATTGCAGAttatgaaaaaggtgaaaataaatatactcataaagatttaattaaaggAAAATCACCTTTTTAG